ACTGAAATCTTGATGACTAAACACTCTTCGATATAACAATCTCCTTCAGGTCTTCTGTCCGTGCATCTTCATAGCCATCGTGGTCTGTAGTCCAGGAAAGGCAGTCTAACCACTTCAGTACAGGGATGTCAGAGTGACTTCTTCATCCACAAAACTACAGCTGCTTCTCTTTTTGTAACAACTTGCAAATCAGTGCATTATTTATTTCCCCATGAGTGGGCCTTGATGTCTCCCTGCCAAGAGTTAATAAGTAATGATAAGAGATAACATACACACCATCTCTGTAGATGTGAACCCTGGTTACATTAGTAGTCACATTATGTTTACTGTTCACTTGATTTAAAAACCAAAGGCTGACAAGAACATTGATGTGTTACTTCAGATTAGGGTGGGGGGGGTTAATTCAAATCTAGTGTTGTGAACATACAAAATCAACAACTGATTGAAATGTAtggtaaaagtaaaagaaatcaTACAAAACCATAGTTTAAGTAACATATTCTAATGCACATCAATCCTAGTTTCTGTCAGTACTGATTGAATGTTTTAATGGGACGTGACAACAGAACTACAGTATATTCtatgcaaagacacaaaatgttacaaatgGTTTGAGGGGGGACTTTTTAGTTGGCATGATGTGTGGTTGAGaaacacagcttcagtgtgtaaGGGTAAGGCCCAcctgtgagagaaaacaaatacaaaaaaaaacatgttttaaagacaaggtaaaagacattaaaagtaCAGTAACTCATAAAGCCATGTTGGTGTGTTAATGTAATGAAGAGGAGAGCTCACTAGGGTTTTTCATCTGGTAATGGTTCATCAGAGCTAGAGCTTCCATGGCGTCATTGATGGATTCCCACTCCAGGAGGCCTGATGAACTTCGCTCACCTTTGGTGCCACATAAGATGACTGGTTAGATAACTGTCACACATAATGCTCATCTCAGTATTTATGCAATGAACCCTGTGTAGGTTTCAAGATCACTCAGAAATATAACTGAAGAGGCCTCGTTACAACCACAGAAGAGCCAGAATAGTGATCTTCACCACCAGCTAGGGTGTATGGACTGCAATTTAACTAAAGCAAATACAACTCAATAACCCTTTTTCTAACACTGATTTGGTCTCCACTTCATAGCACAATAACAAATATCTAATCtgatcaaatatatatatcattatcCTCCGTTCAAAACTGCAGTTTTGTACACATGAGAAATGTCTCCTGGCCTGACAATTTTCCCTACACCTTTACTCATTTCTACTCTGAGTGTGTGGAAATGGTTTGCTGTTTGTATTCTTACTTCGCTTTTTCTAGAACCCAAAATGATTAATGTTATTATCAGGAAAACAAGAGCAGTTTATATTACTGGTCATTCTGTAAACCACATTACTCACTCTTTCTGGTGAAAAGTTTCACACTTGCAGCACTCTTAATTCCCAGTTCGTCGCAGACCTGGAAGGAAAGGAGCAGTGTCAGTGACTATTTGAAGACGGTGGTTTGTGGGAAATGCACACTTCAAACACTTTTCTTACCTGGTTGAAAATCTCTACAGAGATGTCAGGCTGTGCGTTAAAGAAATGCAGGACGTTGCTCGGATGCTGGATTCTGTTCTTGGCCGCTTGCTCTGGGGAGGTGAAGCGGTTGTTGCGGGAACCATGGAAATCTTTGAAGCTGCTGGAGTTGTCCTCTAACTGGTAGCACTGGCCGGGCACAATAGCCTGCTGCTTGGACACACTGCGGAGGACAGAGGGCTGGGGGTCTTACAGTCTGTACATCTAGCTCTGCACTTTGCATCTACTGCTTGGTAATGGTTTGTTTGGAGTGGACGGATGCTCTTACCAAACGTTGAGTTTCTGTCCGAACAGAAAGTTGTTGTTGAGGTGAGTGATGGCCCTGTCCACAGAGTAACAGTCTCCCATCTCCACCATCGCTGCTCCAGGCTTACTCTTCATGAACTTAATCTGAGGGAAGAAAACCATCTGTCTGACTCACACTAACAGGAGGGTGAAACTAGAACTTAAAACTCACAATTATCCATAAATCTGTTTATTAGCTTCTAGATAACTTTATCATTTAGGTTATAAAAGGCTGAAAAATACTGAACAAAATAGCATTCACAATTTTTCAGAGGTGATATCTTCAATTAGCCTGCTTTGTTTTGACTAAGACTAAAACCTGAAGATACTCAATTTAATTACTTCACTTGAAAAGTGATTTCATTTATCATCAAAATAGTTACCAATGAATTTCTTGCAGATCAActaatcaaatgatcattgcagCTCTACAGGAACCATTTGGTGAATGTGAACCAGCttcaaaatgtagctttttGAAAGGCAAAGGGGGTGTGGTGTGTAATAACTAAAGGTCCgacagtgtttggtttgcgccatctccctcaccctctccacGTTGCCGTAGAGGCAGAAGATATTGAAGACCTTGTCCGCGTTGATTTTTGAGGGCTCCAAACCGTAAACCATGAGCACTGGGGAGTCAGCGTGAGGGCCGTACTCAGGAGGCGGTGGTCCGTATCCAGGGCCATAGCGCTGGCTACTGCGACCACGGCCGCCCATACTTGGCCCCATGCGGTGTGGAGGAGGGGGACCGTAGCTATCTTCATTGTAGCTGTGAAAGCTTCCTTGAGGGCCACCTTAATTAGAGAGGTAAAAAAAACGTGAGGTACAGATACAGTATGTCAATGTGACCCATTCTTCTAAATGTCACACCAACTTCTTTATTAGAAATTTACCATAATCAGGCGGGTGGTCTCCCAGAAGAGCAGGCTGCCTCTGGCGTTTGTTTGGATTGGCGTTGGGATCTGGATGGTAAAATACGAGTGGCTTATCAAACAGCGTCCTTGCTAGAGGTATCCAACAGGTTCCTTAAATGGGCTACAATGTGCTACGGGACAAGGTTGTGACTGACATGCAACAGAGGGGTCTGACATCCTAAGTGTTAACCACAAGTATGCAGGCTCTGTTTTCTAATCTAACACGTGACATAATGGAGATTTTTTAACAGTGATTTTGAAAAATAGCTTTTTAAACCTCCTACATCAGCCATCctagtacaaacacacacaccttgtgaATTGTTCCAATTGCCTTCGCCATCAGCATCTGTGCAGgtacacatatacacacgtCAAATCCAAATTAACATTTAAGTAAATTTGGCTACACtgaaacatttctttacatCCTAGGCAATTACATGGAACAGAAACATTCAAGTTGAAGATCAGAGAGTAAAATGTGCATCCGAGCTACGAGCACCACCTGCAGtctaaacatgttttattgaaaaCTATGAACTACACAGTTATTACAAATCAGGATAAGACATAGGTAGAACATCAGAAGTGAGCTGACATCAATCATTTGGAATAGATTATATTGTGGACGAATTACACCCAAATTGTAGACTGGATTAAATTCATCAACAAAAAGTAAGTATTAACATTTTCCATAATGGTCCGTCTTTATGTTAAAAGGCTCTCCCACAAGTTCAGTTCAACAAAACCCACAGGGAACTCTGCAGTAACGGCCACCTGTTTGATAGTTCAGCACATCAACAATGTAGTCATAGAAAACAACTATGAAGACAGCCTTCAATGTTCTCATTTAAAATTGAGTTATTGTTGAATGAATATTTGATTCTGGTCCTGAACACTGTGTACACACTTTCTTGGAGACTATAATCGGCAGTATGGAGAGCATAGATATGTTTTCGATCATACTTAAAGACAGTGAGGATGTTCATCACCTCATGATAACTTAATGTTTATGAAAAGTCAGCTGTCCATCGACAGACATAAATATGAGTCCCTAAATTCTTATGGTGCATTTTCCAAAGTCTCACTTTTAGAAGATGTAGCCCTATCTTTATCAAAACAGCCACATCATTGAGCAACGCAGTATTGTGGACAGATCCACACTACCGTACTGCTACACTCCAGCAGTTTAAGTATCTTAAAGGGCTACGGTGGCCTGTCATTTTCTTAGTATCATCTTATTTCGTGTCAGTTAAGTGAAACAGAATTGTTATTTTGGTTACAGTTAGCTTTGTCACATCACATGTGTTTCACATCTGTTACATGAAATAGATTTACTATCCAAATAGAAGCTTAACAGTAACCAAAATATTGGTCTGCACAATATTTATGATATGAAGAGACACTGCAGGTACACACAGTGATATGAGCACTGGAACCCTGTGTAGACAGCTCACTGGATGTGCCACTAGAGAGACACGTCAATGGGAGGTACAAGGGGAGATCACTGGGTCTAGTCACCAAATGATGACTTACATCACCACTTCCACAACCCATTCTATATTATACATTCAATCTGAATATAACAGAGTCTGACATGTTCAACACaaagtgataaaataaaacTCTCTCTATCCTTACTTCAGCAAACAAAAGCTCCTGGTGGTGTCTTTATAATGTGTCACCACCACGTGTGACAGCAACATCAGAACAGtaataaaagcaaatgaaaacaaccagCACTTAAACCAAATCCAAACCAAAGTCAAGATGTTTTGACCTACTGACTGGCCCCACTCTTTCCCTTG
This window of the Pempheris klunzingeri isolate RE-2024b chromosome 14, fPemKlu1.hap1, whole genome shotgun sequence genome carries:
- the hnrnpl gene encoding heterogeneous nuclear ribonucleoprotein L — protein: MAAAAGRYYGEGGRATKRQKTEDGGMTTESYDDPHKPLPSPVVHIRGLVDGIMEADLVEALQEFGAISYVVMMPKKRQALVEYEDMNGSCNAVTYAAENQVYIAGHPAFINYSTSQKISRPGDSDDTRSVNNVLLLTIINPIYPITTDVLYTICNNCGPVQRIVIFRKNGVQAMVEFDSVQSAQRAKASLNGADIYSGCCTLKIEYAKPARLNVFKNDQDTWDYTNPNLSGQDADGEGNWNNSQDPNANPNKRQRQPALLGDHPPDYGGPQGSFHSYNEDSYGPPPPHRMGPSMGGRGRSSQRYGPGYGPPPPEYGPHADSPVLMVYGLEPSKINADKVFNIFCLYGNVERIKFMKSKPGAAMVEMGDCYSVDRAITHLNNNFLFGQKLNVCVSKQQAIVPGQCYQLEDNSSSFKDFHGSRNNRFTSPEQAAKNRIQHPSNVLHFFNAQPDISVEIFNQVCDELGIKSAASVKLFTRKSERSSSGLLEWESINDAMEALALMNHYQMKNPSGPYPYTLKLCFSTTHHAN